In Neoarius graeffei isolate fNeoGra1 chromosome 15, fNeoGra1.pri, whole genome shotgun sequence, a single genomic region encodes these proteins:
- the clec3a gene encoding tetranectin-like protein — MAFPHLFLLFLLSCTLLNHGYARPNRSRKAVAGRGDDNMKAQIDKLWQEVNSLKEMQALQTVCLRGTKAHKKCYLVIEKPTHYHEANEDCIAQGGTLATPRSLRENNDLRDYAKLSSPGTKDFWIGVTDIVQEGQYVDVNSMPITYFNWDRSKKEPTGGKRQSCAVLSIPAQGKWHDEVCRTEKRYICEYLIP; from the exons ATGGCTTTTCCTCACTTGTTTCTTCTCTTCTTGCTGTCTTGCACCCTGCTTAATCATGGATATGCTCGTCCTAACCGCTCCAGGAAAGCTGTTGCAGGTCGAG GAGATGACAATATGAAGGCGCAAATTGATAAACTATGGCAGGAGGTCAACTCCTTGAAGGAGATGCAAGCGCTGCAAACAG TTTGTCTTCGTGGCACCAAAGCTCACAAGAAGTGTTACCTGGTCATTGAAAAGCCCACGCATTATCATGAAGCCAATGAGGACTGCATTGCTCAGGGCGGAACCTTGGCCACGCCCCGAAGCCTGAGGGAAAACAACGATCTACGAGACTACGCCAAACTCAGCTCACCAGGCACCAAAGACTTCTGGATAGGTGTGACCGATATTGTTCAAGAAGGCCAGTACGTCGATGTCAACAGCATGCCCATCACCTACTTCAACTGGGATCGTTCTAAGAAGGAGCCGACAGGAGGAAAACGacagagctgtgccgtgctgtcgATCCCAGCACAGGGCAAGTGGCATGATGAGGTGTGTCGCACTGAGAAGAGATACATATGTGAATACCTCATTCCTTAA